The proteins below are encoded in one region of Gammaproteobacteria bacterium:
- the cutA gene encoding divalent-cation tolerance protein CutA, whose protein sequence is MTKEYLLILTTWPDEAGAGKIAERLVGDRLAACVSIQARMTSVYEWDGEPCRGEEHLLLIKTRAARYADIEALIRESHPYELPEIIAVPLSHGLAPYLNWIDLQTTSS, encoded by the coding sequence ATGACCAAGGAATACCTGCTGATATTGACCACCTGGCCCGACGAGGCCGGCGCCGGGAAAATCGCCGAACGGCTGGTCGGCGATCGTCTGGCCGCCTGCGTGAGCATCCAGGCGCGCATGACATCCGTATACGAATGGGACGGCGAGCCCTGCCGCGGGGAAGAGCACCTGTTGCTGATCAAGACCCGCGCCGCGCGCTATGCCGACATCGAGGCGCTGATTCGCGAGTCACATCCTTATGAGCTGCCTGAAATCATCGCCGTGCCGCTGTCGCACGGCCTCGCCCCTTACCTGAACTGGATCGATCTTCAAACCACATCGTCATGA
- a CDS encoding efflux RND transporter periplasmic adaptor subunit, producing the protein MTARAFLSALLLFVTLPALAADLPATIGWSRRVVLSTPVSGIVTTVNATPGQHVRKGDLLVALDPRPLKAAVTEAQADVRRLTVAGAEAKREYERAQELYDRTVISKHDLQLAEIAAVEANSKTTAAHSRLVQARVRLENSEIRAPFDGLVIGVHTAPGETVANRLQVSPMVILAADRPLLATAWAEAPQLAKLKTGQSVQVTVQGQNYPATVTALGLEPQNRNGKAAYAVRASFSPPKNLLLRAGESATLILP; encoded by the coding sequence ATGACCGCACGCGCCTTTCTGTCCGCCCTGCTGCTGTTCGTCACCCTCCCCGCACTCGCGGCCGACCTGCCCGCCACCATCGGCTGGTCCCGGCGGGTGGTGCTGAGCACGCCGGTTTCCGGTATCGTCACCACCGTCAACGCGACCCCCGGCCAGCATGTGCGCAAGGGCGATCTGCTGGTCGCGCTGGATCCCCGCCCCCTCAAGGCCGCGGTGACGGAGGCGCAAGCCGACGTTCGCCGACTCACCGTGGCGGGCGCGGAAGCGAAGCGCGAATACGAACGCGCCCAGGAACTGTACGACCGCACCGTCATCTCCAAGCACGACCTGCAACTGGCGGAGATCGCGGCCGTGGAGGCGAATTCCAAAACGACCGCGGCCCATTCGCGCCTGGTCCAGGCCCGGGTCCGGCTGGAAAACAGCGAGATCCGCGCTCCCTTCGACGGGCTGGTGATCGGGGTCCATACCGCGCCCGGCGAGACCGTCGCCAACCGGCTGCAGGTCTCGCCCATGGTGATCCTCGCCGCCGACCGGCCCTTGCTGGCCACCGCCTGGGCGGAAGCGCCCCAACTGGCGAAGCTGAAAACGGGGCAGTCCGTCCAGGTCACGGTGCAGGGGCAGAACTACCCGGCCACCGTCACCGCCCTGGGCCTGGAGCCGCAGAACCGGAACGGCAAGGCTGCCTATGCGGTGCGGGCCAGTTTTTCACCGCCCAAGAACCTGCTGCTGCGCGCCGGCGAAAGCGCCACCCTGATACTGCCCTGA
- a CDS encoding TolC family protein, which yields MPFTPLRFLSCMALALLVPLSAGQAAEDGGLPQPLTLGEALSLADRANPVIDEARAALAQAQAQAKSSYAQDDLSVDLSLEARYIEPPDVTPDNSNDDSRAVLLARKRLYDFGRSSAREAAADSLISGREAELMNTLASHRIQVMQRFFNVLLADQEFARLNEAMAVAYVQLDKARDQNQLGQLSDIELARLENVYQQVRTQRYAAESRQRETRSLLAQALGRPDDLPADLAPPALPGLNKPVPDYEELVKQAKAHNPQIKALRADLEAATQRITEARAGRRPELSAQMEAGAYQRSIGSNDPFRASLILQVPLYQGNRVDAAVAKAIADRDRLQARLRAVEYRLRQDVLDNWLKLSDLKAQADQSRALSDYRDLYLDQARAEYELDFKTDLGDAMVQQTAAQILRMRTRFEKALTMSRLAALTNDPNYDPTQPPTAKQQQPEKQP from the coding sequence ATGCCCTTCACCCCACTGCGCTTCCTGAGCTGCATGGCGCTGGCCCTGCTTGTGCCCCTGTCGGCCGGCCAGGCGGCCGAGGATGGCGGCCTGCCGCAGCCGCTCACCCTCGGCGAGGCCCTGTCGCTGGCCGACCGGGCCAACCCCGTCATCGACGAGGCCCGCGCCGCCCTGGCCCAGGCGCAGGCCCAGGCCAAGAGCAGTTATGCCCAGGACGATCTGAGCGTGGATCTGTCCCTGGAGGCACGCTACATCGAACCGCCGGACGTCACGCCTGACAACTCCAACGACGACTCGCGTGCCGTTCTGCTCGCCCGCAAGCGGCTTTACGACTTCGGGCGCTCCAGCGCCCGCGAGGCCGCCGCCGACTCCCTGATCTCGGGACGCGAGGCGGAGCTGATGAACACTCTGGCCAGCCATCGCATCCAGGTCATGCAGCGCTTTTTCAACGTGCTGCTCGCCGACCAGGAATTCGCCCGTCTCAACGAGGCCATGGCCGTGGCCTATGTACAGCTCGACAAGGCGCGCGACCAGAACCAGCTCGGCCAGCTGTCGGATATCGAGCTGGCCCGGCTGGAGAACGTCTATCAGCAGGTGCGCACCCAACGCTATGCGGCGGAATCGCGCCAGCGCGAGACCCGCTCGCTGCTGGCCCAGGCCCTGGGCCGCCCCGACGACCTGCCGGCCGATCTCGCGCCGCCCGCGTTGCCCGGCCTGAACAAACCCGTCCCCGACTACGAGGAACTGGTCAAACAGGCCAAGGCGCACAACCCGCAGATCAAGGCGCTCAGGGCGGACCTCGAAGCGGCCACGCAGAGAATCACCGAGGCACGCGCCGGCCGCCGCCCGGAACTCAGCGCGCAGATGGAGGCCGGCGCCTATCAGCGCTCGATCGGCAGCAACGACCCGTTTCGCGCCAGCCTGATCCTGCAGGTGCCGTTGTATCAGGGCAACCGCGTGGACGCCGCGGTGGCAAAGGCGATCGCCGACCGCGACCGCCTGCAGGCCAGGCTGCGCGCCGTGGAGTACCGGCTGCGCCAGGACGTGCTCGACAACTGGCTCAAGCTGTCCGACCTCAAGGCGCAGGCCGACCAGTCCCGGGCGCTGTCCGACTACCGCGACCTGTATCTGGACCAGGCCCGCGCGGAATACGAACTCGACTTCAAGACCGATCTCGGCGACGCCATGGTCCAGCAGACCGCCGCCCAGATATTGCGCATGCGTACGCGTTTCGAGAAGGCCCTGACCATGTCCCGGCTCGCCGCCCTGACCAACGATCCGAACTACGACCCCACGCAGCCGCCGACCGCCAAGCAACAGCAACCCGAGAAACAGCCATGA
- a CDS encoding thioredoxin family protein: protein MRIRRFLFLPLVALWLIAGSGAAMADDIRPPSEYFFQDTFGNFKDELQTAREQGKTGIMLFFEQADCPFCHRMKQTVLNRKSVQDYYRKHFLIFSVDIKGSQQITDFQGREETEKDFAFKKNGVRATPVFAFYNLKGDRIVRYTGITSNAQEFLWLGQYVVDGIYKNESFTKYKRQKRRDTNAL, encoded by the coding sequence ATGAGGATTAGAAGGTTTCTGTTTCTGCCGCTTGTCGCTCTGTGGCTGATCGCCGGCAGCGGGGCGGCTATGGCCGACGATATTCGGCCGCCCAGCGAATACTTTTTCCAGGATACGTTCGGCAACTTCAAGGACGAGCTGCAAACCGCCCGCGAGCAGGGCAAGACCGGCATCATGCTGTTCTTCGAGCAGGCCGACTGCCCGTTCTGTCACCGCATGAAACAAACCGTCCTGAACCGGAAGTCGGTACAGGACTACTATCGCAAGCACTTCCTGATCTTCAGCGTCGACATCAAGGGATCGCAGCAGATCACCGATTTCCAGGGTCGCGAGGAGACGGAAAAGGATTTCGCGTTCAAGAAGAACGGCGTCCGCGCCACCCCCGTGTTCGCTTTTTACAACCTCAAGGGCGATCGCATCGTCCGCTACACCGGGATTACCTCCAACGCCCAGGAATTCCTCTGGCTGGGCCAATACGTCGTTGACGGTATCTACAAAAACGAGAGCTTCACGAAGTACAAGCGCCAGAAACGGCGCGATACGAACGCCCTCTGA
- a CDS encoding FxsA family protein, whose product MRLFPLFFLLFITVPLLEIYLFIKVGSLIGALPTIGIILLTAFTGAVLLRQQGISAMFRVQQSMARGQLPAVEMFEGMLIAAGGLLLLTPGFFTDFLGLLCMIPPLRRALVHWLLRRAVIEVQAGRAGPDVIEGEYSVRRDDDDQDRRLR is encoded by the coding sequence TTGCGCCTGTTTCCCCTTTTTTTCCTGCTGTTCATTACGGTTCCGCTGCTGGAGATCTACCTGTTCATCAAGGTGGGCTCGCTCATCGGCGCCCTGCCGACCATCGGCATCATCCTGCTGACCGCCTTCACAGGAGCCGTGTTGCTGCGTCAGCAGGGCATTTCCGCCATGTTCCGCGTCCAGCAGAGCATGGCGCGCGGTCAGCTGCCGGCGGTAGAGATGTTCGAGGGCATGCTGATCGCCGCAGGCGGCCTGCTGCTGCTGACCCCGGGCTTTTTCACCGACTTTCTCGGCCTGCTGTGCATGATCCCGCCGCTGCGGCGGGCGCTGGTGCACTGGCTGCTGCGCCGGGCGGTGATCGAGGTCCAGGCCGGGCGGGCGGGGCCCGACGTCATCGAGGGGGAGTATTCGGTCCGCCGTGATGACGACGATCAGGACCGGCGTTTGCGTTGA